Proteins from one Mesoplodon densirostris isolate mMesDen1 chromosome 1, mMesDen1 primary haplotype, whole genome shotgun sequence genomic window:
- the LBX1 gene encoding transcription factor LBX1 has translation MTSKEDSKAAPGEERRRSPLDHLPPPANSNKPLTPFSIEDILNKPSVRRSYSLCGAAHLLAAADKHAPGGLPLAGRALLSQTSPLCALEELASKTFKGLEVSVLQAAEGRDGMTIFGQRQTPKKRRKSRTAFTNHQIYELEKRFLYQKYLSPADRDQIAQQLGLTNAQVITWFQNRRAKLKRDLEEMKADVESAKKLGPSGQMDIVALAELEQNSEAAGGGGGGGGCGRAKSRPGSPALPPGAPQAPGAGPLQLSPASPLTDQPASSQDCSEDEEDEEIDVDD, from the exons ATGACTTCCAAGGAGGACAGCAAGGCGGCGCCGGGGGAGGAGAGGCGGCGCAGCCCGCTGGACCACCTGCCGCCTCCCGCCAACTCCAACAAACCGCTGACGCCGTTCAGCATCGAGGACATCCTCAACAAGCCGTCTGTGCGGAGAAGTTACTCGCTGTGCGGGGCGGCGCACCTGCTGGCGGCCGCGGACAAGCACGCTCCGGGCGGCTTGCCCCTGGCGGGCCGCGCGCTGCTCTCGCAGACCTCGCCGCTGTGCGCGCTGGAGGAGCTCGCCAGCAAGACTTTTAAGGGGCTGGAGGTCAGCGTCCTGCAGGCAGCCGAAG GCCGCGACGGGATGACCATCTTTGGGCAGCGGCAGACCCCCAAGAAGAGGCGAAAGTCGCGCACGGCCTTCACCAACCACCAGATTTACGAGTTGGAGAAGCGCTTCCTCTACCAGAAGTACCTGTCCCCCGCCGATCGCGACCAAATTGCGCAGCAGCTGGGCCTCACCAATGCTCAGGTCATCACCTGGTTCCAGAATCGGCGTGCCAAGCTCAAACGGGACCTGGAGGAGATGAAGGCCGACGTGGAGTCCGCCAAGAAACTGGGCCCCAGCGGGCAGATGGACATCGTGGCGCTGGCCGAACTCGAGCAGAACTCGGAGgctgcgggcggcggcggcggaggcggcggctGCGGCAGGGCTAAGTCAAGGCCTGGCTCTCCGGCACTCCCCCCAGGCGCCCCGCAGGCCCCGGGCGCCGGGCCCCTGCAGCTCTCGCCCGCTTCCCCGCTCACGGACCAGCCGGCCAGCAGCCAGGACTGCTCGGAGGACGAGGAAGACGAAGAGATCGACGTGGACGATTGA